The Pseudomonas sp. DG56-2 genome contains a region encoding:
- a CDS encoding ribonucleoside-diphosphate reductase subunit alpha, whose product MQTDTTRENPQAKAPQAADSNQDLAATAPGQLRVIKRNGTVVAYTDDKITVAITKAFLAVEGGTAAASSRIHDTVARLTEQVTATFKRRMPSGGTIHIEEIQDQVELALMRAGEQKVARDYVIYRDQRAKERATRSHAEDSTVQPHPSIRITLADGSLAPLDMNRLNTIISEACEGLAEVDGDLIQRETLKNLYDGVAIKDVNTALVMTARTLVEREPNYSFVTARLLMDTLRAEGLGFLGVADSATHHEMANLYAKALPAYIAKGVEFELLNPALADFDLEQLGKAINHERDQQFTYLGLQTLYDRYFIHKDGVRFELPQVFFMRVAMGLALEEKNKEARAIEFYNLLSSFDYMASTPTLFNAGTQRPQLSSCYLTTVPDDLSGIYHAIHDNAMLSKFAGGLGNDWTPVRALGSYIKGTNGKSQGVVPFLKVVNDTAVAVNQGGKRKGAVCAYLETWHLDIEEFIELRKNTGDDRRRTHDMNTANWIPDLFMKRVFDDGKWTLFSPNEVPDLHDLTGKAFEERYEYYEALTEYNKIKVFKTIQAKDLWRKMLSMLFETGHPWLTFKDPCNLRSPQQHVGVVHSSNLCTEITLNTNKDEIAVCNLGSINLPNHIVDGKLDTAKLQRTVNTAVRMLDNVIDINYYSVPQARNSNLKHRPVGLGIMGFQDALYLQHIAYGSDAAVEFADKSMEAVSYFAIQASCDLADERGSYETFQGSLWSKGVLPLDSQQILIEARGQKYIDVDLNETLDWAPVRARVQKGIRNSNIMAIAPTATIANITGVSQSIEPTYQNLYVKSNLSGEFTVINPYLVRDLKARGLWDSVMINDLKYYDGSVQQIERIPQELKDLYATAFEVETKWIVDAASRRQKWIDQAQSLNLYIAGASGKKLDVTYRMAWYRGLKTTYYLRALAATSTEKSTINTGKLNAVSSGGDSAPIQAAGPAPVPKACAIDEPDCEACQ is encoded by the coding sequence ATGCAAACCGACACAACTCGCGAGAACCCGCAGGCCAAGGCGCCGCAGGCTGCCGATTCGAACCAGGATCTGGCTGCTACCGCCCCAGGCCAACTGCGTGTGATCAAGCGCAATGGCACTGTCGTCGCCTACACCGACGACAAGATCACCGTGGCTATCACCAAGGCGTTCCTTGCAGTTGAAGGTGGCACCGCTGCTGCCTCGTCGCGTATCCATGACACCGTTGCCCGTCTGACCGAACAGGTCACTGCTACGTTCAAACGCCGCATGCCCTCGGGCGGCACCATCCACATCGAAGAAATCCAGGACCAGGTAGAACTGGCCCTGATGCGTGCCGGCGAGCAGAAAGTTGCCCGCGACTACGTGATCTACCGCGATCAGCGCGCCAAAGAGCGTGCTACCCGTAGCCACGCCGAAGACAGCACCGTTCAGCCGCACCCAAGCATCCGTATCACCCTGGCTGACGGCAGCCTGGCGCCGCTGGACATGAACCGTCTGAACACCATCATCTCCGAGGCCTGCGAAGGTCTGGCCGAAGTCGATGGCGACCTTATCCAGCGCGAAACGCTGAAGAACCTCTACGACGGCGTGGCCATCAAGGACGTCAACACCGCCCTGGTAATGACCGCCCGTACCCTGGTCGAGCGCGAGCCGAACTACTCGTTCGTCACCGCCCGCCTGCTGATGGACACCCTGCGTGCCGAAGGCCTGGGTTTCCTCGGCGTTGCCGACAGCGCTACTCACCACGAAATGGCCAACCTGTACGCCAAGGCCCTGCCGGCCTACATTGCCAAAGGCGTCGAGTTCGAGCTGCTCAATCCGGCCCTGGCCGACTTCGACCTGGAACAACTGGGCAAGGCGATCAACCACGAGCGCGACCAGCAGTTCACCTACCTGGGCCTGCAGACCCTGTACGATCGTTACTTCATCCACAAGGATGGCGTACGTTTCGAGCTGCCTCAGGTGTTCTTCATGCGTGTGGCCATGGGCCTGGCGCTGGAAGAGAAAAACAAAGAAGCCCGTGCCATCGAGTTCTACAACCTGTTGTCGTCCTTCGACTACATGGCTTCGACCCCGACCCTGTTCAACGCTGGCACCCAGCGTCCTCAGCTGTCGAGCTGCTACCTGACTACCGTGCCGGACGACCTCTCGGGCATCTACCATGCGATCCACGACAACGCCATGCTGTCGAAATTCGCCGGTGGCCTGGGCAACGACTGGACCCCTGTGCGTGCACTGGGCTCCTATATCAAGGGCACCAACGGTAAATCCCAGGGCGTCGTTCCGTTCCTGAAAGTGGTCAACGACACAGCTGTTGCGGTAAACCAGGGCGGCAAGCGCAAAGGCGCTGTCTGTGCCTACCTGGAAACCTGGCACCTGGACATCGAAGAATTCATCGAACTGCGCAAGAACACCGGTGATGATCGTCGTCGTACCCACGACATGAACACCGCCAACTGGATCCCTGACCTGTTCATGAAGCGCGTCTTCGATGACGGCAAATGGACCCTGTTCTCGCCAAACGAAGTACCCGACCTGCACGATCTGACCGGCAAGGCCTTCGAAGAGCGCTACGAGTACTACGAAGCCCTGACCGAATACAACAAGATCAAGGTATTCAAGACCATTCAGGCCAAAGACCTGTGGCGCAAGATGCTCTCGATGCTGTTCGAAACCGGCCACCCATGGTTGACCTTCAAGGACCCATGCAACCTGCGTTCGCCACAGCAGCACGTGGGCGTGGTCCACAGCTCGAACCTGTGCACCGAAATCACCTTGAACACCAACAAGGACGAAATCGCCGTCTGCAACCTGGGCTCGATCAACCTGCCGAACCACATCGTCGACGGCAAGCTCGACACCGCCAAGCTGCAACGTACCGTGAACACGGCCGTGCGCATGCTCGACAACGTGATCGACATCAACTACTACTCGGTGCCGCAAGCGCGTAACTCGAACCTCAAGCACCGTCCAGTGGGCCTGGGCATCATGGGCTTCCAGGACGCGCTGTACCTGCAGCACATTGCCTACGGTTCCGACGCTGCCGTCGAGTTCGCCGACAAGTCGATGGAAGCGGTCAGCTACTTCGCGATCCAGGCATCCTGCGACCTGGCCGACGAGCGCGGCTCGTACGAGACTTTCCAGGGCTCGCTGTGGTCCAAAGGCGTCCTGCCGCTGGATTCGCAACAGATCCTGATCGAAGCCCGTGGCCAGAAGTACATCGACGTCGACCTGAACGAAACCCTGGACTGGGCACCGGTACGGGCGCGTGTTCAGAAAGGTATTCGTAACTCGAACATCATGGCCATTGCGCCGACCGCGACCATCGCCAACATTACCGGCGTATCGCAGTCGATCGAGCCGACCTACCAGAACCTGTACGTGAAATCGAACCTGTCGGGCGAGTTCACCGTGATCAACCCGTATCTGGTTCGCGACCTCAAGGCCCGCGGTCTGTGGGACTCGGTCATGATCAACGACCTGAAGTACTACGATGGTTCGGTACAGCAGATCGAGCGCATTCCACAGGAACTCAAAGACCTGTACGCCACGGCGTTCGAAGTGGAAACCAAGTGGATCGTCGACGCCGCCAGCCGCCGTCAGAAGTGGATCGACCAGGCTCAATCGCTGAACCTGTACATCGCCGGTGCTTCGGGCAAGAAACTGGACGTCACCTACCGCATGGCCTGGTACCGTGGTCTGAAAACCACCTACTACCTCCGTGCCCTGGCTGCGACCAGCACCGAGAAGTCGACCATCAACACCGGCAAGCTCAACGCGGTATCCAGCGGTGGTGACAGCGCCCCGATCCAGGCAGCCGGTCCTGCACCAGTGCCAAAGGCTTGCGCTATCGACGAGCCGGATTGCGAAGCCTGCCAGTAA
- a CDS encoding ribonucleotide-diphosphate reductase subunit beta, with translation MLSWDEFDKDEGEEAAKGATATQAAAAGIDKLDNAGGVAALEARAVTADDSEAVKRAKAALDQLDIAEGLAELEGSAARVAVDEKRMINCRADLNQLVPFKYDWAWQKYLDGCANHWMPQEVNMTADIALWKNPEGLTDDERRIVMRNLGFFSTADSLVANNLALAVYRLITNPECRQYILRQAFEEAIHTHAYQYCIESLGMDEGEIFNMYHEIPSVAKKAAWGLSYTRAISDPEFNTGTVETDKELLRNLIAYYCVLEGIFFYCGFTQILSMGRRNKMTGVAEQFQYILRDESMHLNFGIDVINQIKIENPHLWDAEMKEEASQMILQGTQLEIEYARDTMPRGVLGMNAAMMEDYLKFIANRRLSQIGLKEEYPGTTNPFPWMSEIMDLKKEKNFFETRVIEYQTGGALSWD, from the coding sequence ATGCTGAGCTGGGACGAATTCGACAAAGACGAAGGCGAAGAAGCCGCCAAAGGCGCAACCGCCACTCAAGCTGCTGCCGCAGGCATCGACAAGCTCGATAACGCTGGCGGTGTTGCCGCGTTGGAAGCCCGCGCCGTGACTGCCGATGACTCGGAAGCCGTCAAGCGTGCCAAGGCTGCCCTGGACCAACTCGACATCGCCGAAGGCCTGGCTGAGCTGGAAGGCTCCGCTGCCCGTGTTGCGGTTGACGAAAAGCGCATGATCAACTGCCGCGCCGACCTCAACCAACTGGTGCCATTCAAGTACGACTGGGCCTGGCAGAAGTACCTGGACGGTTGCGCCAACCACTGGATGCCGCAAGAGGTCAACATGACCGCGGACATCGCCCTGTGGAAAAACCCGGAAGGCCTGACCGACGACGAGCGTCGCATCGTCATGCGTAACCTGGGCTTCTTCTCCACGGCCGATTCCCTGGTTGCCAACAACCTGGCGCTGGCCGTGTACCGCCTGATCACCAACCCCGAATGCCGCCAGTACATCCTGCGCCAGGCGTTCGAAGAGGCGATCCACACCCACGCCTACCAGTACTGCATCGAGTCGCTGGGCATGGATGAAGGCGAGATCTTCAACATGTACCACGAGATCCCGTCGGTTGCGAAGAAAGCCGCCTGGGGCCTGAGCTACACCCGCGCGATCTCCGACCCGGAATTCAACACCGGTACCGTCGAAACCGACAAAGAACTGCTGCGCAACCTGATCGCCTACTACTGCGTTCTGGAAGGCATCTTCTTCTACTGCGGCTTCACTCAGATCCTGTCCATGGGTCGTCGCAACAAGATGACTGGCGTTGCCGAGCAGTTCCAGTACATCCTGCGTGATGAGTCCATGCACTTGAACTTCGGTATCGACGTGATCAACCAGATCAAGATCGAAAACCCACACCTGTGGGATGCCGAAATGAAAGAAGAAGCCTCGCAAATGATCCTGCAAGGCACCCAGTTGGAAATCGAATACGCTCGCGACACCATGCCGCGCGGCGTACTGGGCATGAACGCAGCGATGATGGAGGACTACCTCAAGTTCATCGCTAACCGTCGCCTGTCGCAGATCGGTTTGAAAGAAGAATACCCAGGTACCACCAACCCGTTCCCATGGATGAGCGAGATCATGGACTTGAAGAAAGAGAAGAACTTCTTCGAGACTCGGGTTATCGAGTATCAAACAGGTGGGGCGTTGAGCTGGGATTGA